A single Cyprinus carpio isolate SPL01 chromosome A6, ASM1834038v1, whole genome shotgun sequence DNA region contains:
- the LOC122145336 gene encoding translocator protein-like: MFTCLSLVASVSVVLYSCTPTVCYTNLYHDFKITPVIEGHRGVSLLQTASNSASTCRFRMWIPMLSLTALPHVGGIFGGLITRREVKTWYTTLNKPSWRPPNAAFPVVWTTLYTGMGYGSYLVWKELGGFTQDALVPLGLYGMQLALNWAWTPIFFGAHNIKLAMIELVMLTGTVAATMVSWYPISRTATLLMVPYLAWLCLANSLNYCIWRDNPDPKKDD; the protein is encoded by the exons ATGTTTACATGCCTTTCTCTAGTGGCCAGCGTTTCAGTAGTATTGTATTCTTGCACGCCCACTGTCTGTTACACAAACTTGTATCATGATTTCAAGATCACTCCGGTCATAGAAGGCCATCGAGGCGTCTCTCTTCTTCAAACAGCCTCGAACAGCGCTTCGACCTGTCGATTCAG GATGTGGATTCCTATGCTGAGTTTGACTGCTCTGCCACACGTTGGTGGAATATTTGGAGGTTTAATTACACGGAGGGAGGTGAAGACCTGGTACACCACGCTCAATAAACCCTCGTGGAGGCCACCTAATGCTGCCTTTCCAGTGGTGTGGACCACTCTCTATACTGGCATGGG cTACGGTTCATACCTTGTGTGGAAAGAGCTTGGAGGATTCACCCAGGATGCATTGGTACCACTGGGGCTCTATGGGATGCAGTTGGCGCTTAATTGGGCCTGGACCCCCATCTTCTTTGGCGCTCACAACATTAAATTG GCAATGATAGAGTTAGTGATGCTGACCGGCACAGTGGCAGCCACAATGGTGTCTTGGTATCCCATCAGCCGCACTGCAACACTTCTCATGGTACCATACTTGGCCTGGCTCTGCCTCGCTAACAGCCTCAACTACTGCATTTGGAGGGACAATCCAGACCCCAAAAAAGATGACTAA